The following is a genomic window from uncultured Propionivibrio sp..
GGGGAACCTCCCCCGGCGCGCCCCTACAGCACGTAGCGGGACAGATCCTCGTTTTTCACCAATCCCGCCAGACGCTCGTCAACATAGGCGGCATCAATGCGGAGCGCCGTCGCTTCGCCACCGTTGCCGGCGCTGAACGACACCTCCTCCAGCAAACGCTCGACCACCGTATAGAGACGTCGCGCGCCGATGTTTTCGGTGCGCTCGTTGACCGACCAAGCGACTTCCGCCAGACGCCGGATGCCATCCGGCACGAACTCGAGCGACACGCCCTCGGTCGCCAGCAAGGCTTGATATTGCATCGTCAGGCAGGCATCGGTCTGCGTCAGGATGCACTCGAAATCCTTGACCGACAGGGATTCGAGTTCAACCCGAATGGGGAAACGCCCCTGCAACTCGGGGATCAGATCAGACGGCTTTGACAGGTGGAAAGCACCACTGGCGATGAACAGGATGTGGTCGGTCCGGATCATTCCGTACTTGGTCGACACCGTCGTCCCCTCGACCAGCGGCAGCAGGTCACGTTGCACCCCCTGCCGCGACACATCGGCGCCGTGGGTGTCGCTGCGCGAGGTGATCTTGTCAATTTCATCCAGAAAGACGATGCCATTCTGCTCGACGTTGGCGACGGCGGCGAGCTTGATTTCATCGTCATTGACGAGTCTGGCAGCCTCCTCATCGACGAGCAGCTTGCGCGCTTCGGCAACGCGCAGCTTGCGCGCCTTCTTGCGACCGTTGCCAAGATTCTGGAACATCCCCTGAATCTGCGACGTCAGTTCCTCCATGCCCGGCGGCGCGAAAATTTCCGCCTGCAGGCCCGCCGCGCTCACCTCGAGTTCGATTTCCTTGTCATCAAACTCGCCTTCGCGCAGCTTCTTGCGAAACTTTTGCCGCGTCGAGCTCTCCTCGGACGCTTGGGCCTCGTTGAAAAAACCGCCACGCGCCGGCGGCAGCAGCACATCGAGGATACGATCCTCGGCCGCGTCCTCGGCACGCGCGCGCATCGCCTTCATCGCCTGCTCGCGGCCATTCTTGACGGCAATCTCGACAAGGTCGCGAATAATTGTCTCGACATCGCGACCGACATAACCGACTTCGGTAAACTTCGTCGCCTCGACCTTGATGAAAGGCGCATTGGCGAGCCGCGCCAGACGACGCGCGATCTCGGTCTTGCCGACGCCGGTCGGCCCGATCATCAGGATGTTCTTCGGCGTGATTTCCTGGCGCAAGGGCTCGGCCACCTGAGCTCGCCGCCAGCGATTGCGCAGCGCGATGGCGACGGCCTTCTTCGCCTTGCCCTGTCCGACGATATGCTTGTCGAGTTCGTGAACGATTTCCAGCGGGGTCATTTGCACATTTTGCGACATGGTCATTTGCGGGAATCACAAAAACAAGCTGGGAATCTTACACGTTATCGTCGGCGATGCGCATTGTGTGGCACACTTAGCGGGTGATCCCGGGCCACGGAAAACGAGGCGACGTGGGGACCACGCTCTGGTACCGAAGGAACGCAAGAATGAAAATGCGAAATGTTTGCCTGGCGCCGAGCCGGGCCACACCTGGCATGACGCTGACCAGCCCGGTCAACGGCCGCGACGGCGTCCCTCTGCTCGCTGCCGGCACGACCATCGACGGCGACATGATCGAACGCCTGATTCGGCGTGGCATCGAAACCATATGGGTGGAAATCCCGGACGAGCGCGACGAACAGACGATCGCCATGGAAGTACAGGCCGCCGAACATCGCATCGCCACCATTTTCAGGGGCCGCGGCAGCCCGGCGCGTGAAGCGCTGCGCGAGGCCATCATCCGTTATCGCCGGGAATCCTTGCAATGAGCATCCCGACGCTTCAAGAACTACCCGAACACGCTCGCAAGCTGCCGTCGCTGCCGGAAGTCGTCAACTACCTGACACGTTCGCTGCACGACGAGCGTGCCGACGCCGATACCATCGCGCACCACATCAATTCCGATCCCGCCATCGTCGCACGCCTGCTCGCTGCCGCCAACTCCGCTGCCTCCGGCGTTTCAACACGGATCGTCACCACCAAGCAGGCCTTTCTCTTCCTCGGTGTCGACCGGATTGCGAGCATCATCCTCGCCTCCGCCCTTGCCTATCGCTATGACATTCGGCATGGCGGTTTCGACGCCCGATTGCTCTGGCGACACTCGCTTGGCGTTGCGGTCTGCGCACGCGTGCTCGCCGAGCACACCGACATCGATCCGGAACTCGCCTTCACCGCCGGACTGCTGCACGACATTGGGCAACTGTTGATGTATATCACCAGCCCGACCGATTATCTGCAGGTCATCGAAAAGCGCACTCAAGAGGACATCCCGCTCATCGACGCCGAACATTCGATTTACGGCTACGATCACACCGAAGCCGGCACAACGCTGGCCAAGGCATGGAACCTGCCGGGCGAGGTCATCGACGCCATCGCCGCCCACCACATGCCCGACGAGGTCGGCAGCGAGATCGGCAACCTTATCCACGTCAGCGAAGTACTGAGCCACGGGCTTGATCTTGGCGAACAGTCGAACAATCAGGTTCCCGATCTGTCCGAACTGGCGTGCGCGCAACTCGGTCTGTCCTGGGCCATCGTCAGCAAGCGCTTTGCCGAAATCGAGGCGCGCTACGAAGGCATCCGCGTCGCGCTCGGTATCTAGCCGCCGCGTTACGGAACGCAGCGTAGCGTAGCGTTGACGACGCCGCTTACGCGCCGAGCGTTTCGATCGTGAACTGGTGATTCGTGTAGATACACAGGTC
Proteins encoded in this region:
- a CDS encoding HDOD domain-containing protein, whose amino-acid sequence is MSIPTLQELPEHARKLPSLPEVVNYLTRSLHDERADADTIAHHINSDPAIVARLLAAANSAASGVSTRIVTTKQAFLFLGVDRIASIILASALAYRYDIRHGGFDARLLWRHSLGVAVCARVLAEHTDIDPELAFTAGLLHDIGQLLMYITSPTDYLQVIEKRTQEDIPLIDAEHSIYGYDHTEAGTTLAKAWNLPGEVIDAIAAHHMPDEVGSEIGNLIHVSEVLSHGLDLGEQSNNQVPDLSELACAQLGLSWAIVSKRFAEIEARYEGIRVALGI
- the hslU gene encoding ATP-dependent protease ATPase subunit HslU, with product MTPLEIVHELDKHIVGQGKAKKAVAIALRNRWRRAQVAEPLRQEITPKNILMIGPTGVGKTEIARRLARLANAPFIKVEATKFTEVGYVGRDVETIIRDLVEIAVKNGREQAMKAMRARAEDAAEDRILDVLLPPARGGFFNEAQASEESSTRQKFRKKLREGEFDDKEIELEVSAAGLQAEIFAPPGMEELTSQIQGMFQNLGNGRKKARKLRVAEARKLLVDEEAARLVNDDEIKLAAVANVEQNGIVFLDEIDKITSRSDTHGADVSRQGVQRDLLPLVEGTTVSTKYGMIRTDHILFIASGAFHLSKPSDLIPELQGRFPIRVELESLSVKDFECILTQTDACLTMQYQALLATEGVSLEFVPDGIRRLAEVAWSVNERTENIGARRLYTVVERLLEEVSFSAGNGGEATALRIDAAYVDERLAGLVKNEDLSRYVL